DNA sequence from the Paenibacillus azoreducens genome:
CCGATGTGCGATCTCGGAGAGCTCGAGATTTTTTTGAGAAAAGACACACCGAACGGACCTGTTTTGTACTGGACGCTGGAAACCTGCTTCGCCAAAGCAAATACCAGAGAGCGCTACTCGCTGACCGGGGAAGACGGCATGCGCAATTTTTATCTTACGGTGAGATCCAGCGAGGAGAAGGCTATTCTTACTGGATATGCATTGGAAGGAAGCGTTTCTTCACCGGCGTGATGATCGGGAAGGGAAGGGCCGGCTCCGATGTGTCCCTTGACGGATCGGCCTTGCTCTTCAGTCGTATCAGGATAACGGTTTGAAACGAAAGTAGGTTTCCCTTAAACCTTCTTCTATGCTGAATTTTGGCTCCCAGTCCAGGATTCTTTTGATACGGTTATTTGATAAACAGCTATTGTGGATGTCTCCGGCTCTGCCAGGGCGGTTCAAGGTTTGGATATCCCGTGCATGGTATTGCCCGAGCAGGGCAACCAGCCGGTTGACGGAAGTCGCTATGCCGGTGCTGACATGAAGAATCTCCCGGCTGCCTTTTTTTCGAGCCGCGGCTATTGCCGAAACAACATCTTTAACATAGATAAAATCGCGGGTTTGCTTTCCGTCTCCGTTGACCGTTAAAGGAGCATCCCTTCGTAGTTGTTCCACGAATACCGACACGACTCCTCCTTCTCCTTTGGACGTTTGTCCAGGACCATAGACATTGGCGAAACGAAGAATGGTCCAGTCGAGGTCAAACAATTGGCCGTAAAGCATGATATA
Encoded proteins:
- a CDS encoding NAD-dependent epimerase/dehydratase family protein, with amino-acid sequence MKTVVVTGGAGFIGSHLVQQLIEEEMHVHVIDNLATGSADKILSEAVLYVEDIRSQKALQTILSLKPEAVFHLAAQADVQQSILYPMLDMEINVLGTLNMLEACRKAGVRKFIFASTSGVYGNAKKDLLEETDPAEPISFYGLSKFAAERYIMLYGQLFDLDWTILRFANVYGPGQTSKGEGGVVSVFVEQLRRDAPLTVNGDGKQTRDFIYVKDVVSAIAAARKKGSREILHVSTGIATSVNRLVALLGQYHARDIQTLNRPGRAGDIHNSCLSNNRIKRILDWEPKFSIEEGLRETYFRFKPLS